A stretch of the Erinaceus europaeus chromosome 1, mEriEur2.1, whole genome shotgun sequence genome encodes the following:
- the NECAB3 gene encoding N-terminal EF-hand calcium-binding protein 3 isoform X1: MACAGLLTVCLLRPPAPERPRPPAPPPSAGPAGHALFQDVFHRADKNDDGKLSFEEFQNYFADGVLSPAELRELFSSIDGHPTDNLETEKLCDYFSEHLGVYQPVLAALESLNRAVLTAMDTTKLEYEQATKVDQFVTRFLLRETASQLQALQSSLEGASETLEAQARKPGSHEESETVQNRPRGSRRAGRRAPRSLTWSPTWPGSSVTGHSSEAEMQWRLQVNRLQELIDQLECKAPRLEPLHEEELTKGSNSHILVAQRQVQVAEEALQDFHRALCCYVDFTRAQGQCLHVSTQKLDGASFMLYEFWQDEASWRRHQQSSCSKAFQRVLIDHLRAPDTLTTVFFPASWWILNNN, translated from the exons ATGGCGTGCGCAGGGCTGCTCACCGTGTGCCTGCTCCGGCCCCCTGCGCCCGAGCGCCCGCGGCCCCCCGCGCCCCCACCCTCTGCCGGGCCCGCCGGACACGCGCTCTTCCAGGAC GTTTTTCACAGAGCAGACAAGAATG ATGACGGGAAGCTCTCATTTGAGGAGTTCCAGAATTACTTCGCTGATGGGGTTCTCAGCCCAGCAGAGCTGCGGGAGTTGTTCAGCAGCATTGATGGGCATCCCACTGA CAATCTGGAGACGGAGAAGCTGTGTG ACTACTTTTCAGAACACTTGGGTGTCTATCAGCCGGTGCTAGCTGCCTTGGAGTCTCTGAACCGTGCAGTGCTCACTGCCATGGACACCACCAAGCTG GAATATGAACAGGCCACCAAAGTGGACCAGTTTGTGACACGCTTCCTGCTGCGGGAGACGGCGAGCCAGCTGCAGGCCCTGCAGAGCTCACTGGAGGGTGCTTCGGAGACCCTGGAGGCCCAGGCCCGAAAGCCCGG GTCCCATGAAGAGAGCGAGACAGTGCAGAACAGGCCCCGAGGCAGCCGGCGGGCAGGGCGCCGGGCCCCAAGGAGCCTCACTTGGTCTCCCACCTGGCCAGGCTCCTCGGTTACAG GGCACAGCTCAGAAGCTGAGATGCAATGGCGGCTTCAGGTCAACAGGCTCCAGGAGCTCATCGACCAGCTAGAGTGCAAG GCCCCCCGGCTGGAGCCCCTGCATGAAGAGGAGCTTACCAAGGGGTCCAACTCA cacATCCTTGTGGCCCAGCGGCAGGTACAGGTGGCAGAGGAGGCCCTGCAAGACTTCCACCGTGCCCTGTGCTGCTATGTGGACTTCACACGGGCTCAGGGCCAATGCTTGCA TGTGTCCACCCAGAAGCTGGACGGCGCCTCCTTCATGCTGTATGAGTTCTGGCAGGACGAGGCCTCTTGGAGACG GCACCAGCAATCCTCCTGCAGCAAGGCCTTCCAGCGCGTCCTCATTGATCACCTGCGAGCTCCGGACACCCTTACCACTGTGTTCTTCCCAG CCTCTTGGTGGATCTTGAATAATAACTGA
- the NECAB3 gene encoding N-terminal EF-hand calcium-binding protein 3 isoform X2, whose translation MACAGLLTVCLLRPPAPERPRPPAPPPSAGPAGHALFQDVFHRADKNDDGKLSFEEFQNYFADGVLSPAELRELFSSIDGHPTDNLETEKLCDYFSEHLGVYQPVLAALESLNRAVLTAMDTTKLEYEQATKVDQFVTRFLLRETASQLQALQSSLEGASETLEAQARKPGPPGWSPCMKRSLPRGPTHTSLWPSGRYRWQRRPCKTSTVPCAAMWTSHGLRANACMCPPRSWTAPPSCCMSSGRTRPLGDGTSNPPAARPSSASSLITCELRTPLPLCSSQPLGGS comes from the exons ATGGCGTGCGCAGGGCTGCTCACCGTGTGCCTGCTCCGGCCCCCTGCGCCCGAGCGCCCGCGGCCCCCCGCGCCCCCACCCTCTGCCGGGCCCGCCGGACACGCGCTCTTCCAGGAC GTTTTTCACAGAGCAGACAAGAATG ATGACGGGAAGCTCTCATTTGAGGAGTTCCAGAATTACTTCGCTGATGGGGTTCTCAGCCCAGCAGAGCTGCGGGAGTTGTTCAGCAGCATTGATGGGCATCCCACTGA CAATCTGGAGACGGAGAAGCTGTGTG ACTACTTTTCAGAACACTTGGGTGTCTATCAGCCGGTGCTAGCTGCCTTGGAGTCTCTGAACCGTGCAGTGCTCACTGCCATGGACACCACCAAGCTG GAATATGAACAGGCCACCAAAGTGGACCAGTTTGTGACACGCTTCCTGCTGCGGGAGACGGCGAGCCAGCTGCAGGCCCTGCAGAGCTCACTGGAGGGTGCTTCGGAGACCCTGGAGGCCCAGGCCCGAAAGCCCGG GCCCCCCGGCTGGAGCCCCTGCATGAAGAGGAGCTTACCAAGGGGTCCAACTCA cacATCCTTGTGGCCCAGCGGCAGGTACAGGTGGCAGAGGAGGCCCTGCAAGACTTCCACCGTGCCCTGTGCTGCTATGTGGACTTCACACGGGCTCAGGGCCAATGCTTGCA TGTGTCCACCCAGAAGCTGGACGGCGCCTCCTTCATGCTGTATGAGTTCTGGCAGGACGAGGCCTCTTGGAGACG GCACCAGCAATCCTCCTGCAGCAAGGCCTTCCAGCGCGTCCTCATTGATCACCTGCGAGCTCCGGACACCCTTACCACTGTGTTCTTCCCAG CCTCTTGGTGGATCTTGA
- the NECAB3 gene encoding N-terminal EF-hand calcium-binding protein 3 isoform X3 produces the protein MACAGLLTVCLLRPPAPERPRPPAPPPSAGPAGHALFQDVFHRADKNDDGKLSFEEFQNYFADGVLSPAELRELFSSIDGHPTDNLETEKLCDYFSEHLGVYQPVLAALESLNRAVLTAMDTTKLEYEQATKVDQFVTRFLLRETASQLQALQSSLEGASETLEAQARKPGPPGWSPCMKRSLPRGPTHTSLWPSGRYRWQRRPCKTSTVPCAAMWTSHGLRANACSECSRWGGGSRRARLGIWGSPEAPLVGAAPVAPALAWSGVFLVVQCVHPEAGRRLLHAV, from the exons ATGGCGTGCGCAGGGCTGCTCACCGTGTGCCTGCTCCGGCCCCCTGCGCCCGAGCGCCCGCGGCCCCCCGCGCCCCCACCCTCTGCCGGGCCCGCCGGACACGCGCTCTTCCAGGAC GTTTTTCACAGAGCAGACAAGAATG ATGACGGGAAGCTCTCATTTGAGGAGTTCCAGAATTACTTCGCTGATGGGGTTCTCAGCCCAGCAGAGCTGCGGGAGTTGTTCAGCAGCATTGATGGGCATCCCACTGA CAATCTGGAGACGGAGAAGCTGTGTG ACTACTTTTCAGAACACTTGGGTGTCTATCAGCCGGTGCTAGCTGCCTTGGAGTCTCTGAACCGTGCAGTGCTCACTGCCATGGACACCACCAAGCTG GAATATGAACAGGCCACCAAAGTGGACCAGTTTGTGACACGCTTCCTGCTGCGGGAGACGGCGAGCCAGCTGCAGGCCCTGCAGAGCTCACTGGAGGGTGCTTCGGAGACCCTGGAGGCCCAGGCCCGAAAGCCCGG GCCCCCCGGCTGGAGCCCCTGCATGAAGAGGAGCTTACCAAGGGGTCCAACTCA cacATCCTTGTGGCCCAGCGGCAGGTACAGGTGGCAGAGGAGGCCCTGCAAGACTTCCACCGTGCCCTGTGCTGCTATGTGGACTTCACACGGGCTCAGGGCCAATGCTTGCAGTGAGTGCTCGCggtggggtggagggagcagGAGAGCCAGGCTGGGCATCTGGGGTTCTCCAGAGGCCCCCCTGGTGGGGGCAGCACCTGTGGCGCCAGCCCTGGCCTGGTCTGGTGTCTTCTTGGTTGTGCAGTGTGTCCACCCAGAAGCTGGACGGCGCCTCCTTCATGCTGTATGA
- the ACTL10 gene encoding actin-like protein 10 has product MEPGAGWDPEPQEDREEPGKLRGGGGGGGVPRAGQMGSAPGAEPGSRVRAKRAVSTAWGRGAAWPPCLGRIAVVVDQGSGFSKAGFAGEAQPRLVLKSSCLVPSWDRPVLPGAPGCELAGGVARAHPIKHGVVVDWEALEGLWERLLVGGLRVSPEQWPVLVSDSPSAPPAGRERVAELLFEALAVPACHMASSALLALCSTGALSGLAVEAGAGVCHATPVYAGHSWHGATYRLDVAGSTLSRYLRDLLVAACPDLQLQPLPRKAVTHVKKRCCYVSLDFEGDLHNPARQHPTSVCLADGCSVCLSSERFRCPEPIFQPGLVGQAEPGLPTLAFQALQRVPSTLRRRLAGTVVLAGGSTLFPGFTERLELELEAQCRRHGYGALQPRLVAKPGRGTAVWTGGSMVASLGSFPCHWMTRAEYQECGPKLVHKVFN; this is encoded by the coding sequence ATGGAGCCCGGCGCGGGGTGGGACCCTGAGCCGCAGGAGGACAGGGAAGAGCCAGGAAAgctgcgcggcggcggcggcggcggcggcgtccCCCGAGCAGGCCAAATGGGCTCGGCCCCGGGGGCGGAGCCTGGGTCGCGGGTTCGCGCCAAGCGAGCGGTGTCTACAGCGTGGGGCCGTGGGGCCGCCTGGCCGCCCTGCCTGGGCCGCATCGCCGTGGTGGTGGACCAGGGCTCGGGCTTCTCCAAGGCGGGCTTCGCGGGCGAGGCCCAGCCGCGCCTGGTGCTCAAGAGCTCCTGCCTGGTGCCCAGCTGGGACCGGCCGGTGCTGCCGGGCGCGCCGGGCTGCGAGCTGGCGGGCGGCGTGGCGCGCGCGCACCCCATCAAGCACGGGGTGGTGGTGGACTGGGAAGCGCTCGAGGGGCTGTGGGAGCGGCTGCTGGTGGGCGGCCTGCGCGTGAGCCCCGAGCAGTGGCCGGTGCTGGTGAGCGACTCGCCGTCGGCGCCGCCCGCGGGCCGCGAGAGGGTGGCCGAGCTGCTGTTCGAGGCCCTGGCGGTGCCCGCCTGCCACATGGCCAGCTCGGCGCTGCTGGCGCTCTGCTCCACCGGCGCCCTCAGCGGGCTGGCCGTGGAGGCGGGCGCCGGCGTGTGCCACGCCACCCCGGTCTACGCGGGCCACTCGTGGCACGGCGCCACCTACCGGCTGGACGTGGCGGGCAGCACCCTGTCCCGCTACCTGCGGGACCTGCTGGTGGCGGCGTGTCCGGACCTGCAGCTGCAGCCCCTGCCCCGCAAGGCCGTCACGCACGTCAAGAAGCGCTGCTGCTACGTGTCCCTGGACTTCGAGGGTGACCTCCACAACCCAGCCCGCCAGCACCCGACCAGCGTCTGCCTGGCTGATGGGTGCTCCGTCTGCCTCAGCAGCGAGCGCTTCCGCTGCCCAGAGCCCATCTTTCAGCCGGGCCTGGTGGGCCAGGCCGAGCCAGGACTGCCCACGCTGGCCTTCCAGGCCCTGCAGAGGGTGCCGTCCACACTGCGCAGGCGGCTGGCGGGCACCGTGGTGCTGGCCGGGGGCTCCACGCTTTTCCCCGGCTTCACCGAGCGCCTTGAGCTGGAGCTGGAGGCCCAGTGCCGGCGGCATGGCTACGGGGCACTGCAACCGCGCCTGGTGGCCAAGCCTGGACGGGGCACAGCTGTGTGGACAGGTGGTTCCATGGTGGCCTCCTTGGGCTCCTTCCCGTGCCACTGGATGACCCGGGCCGAGTACCAGGAGTGTGGCCCCAAGCTGGTGCACAAAGTGTTCAACTGA